TTTCGCATGTGCCATCTCTGCCATTTGTTTGATCGGAAAAAGAGTTCCAGTTTCATTATTTGCGAACATCACAGAAACCAAGGCCGTTTCTTCAGTCAGATGCTCTTCATAGAATTTTAAATCAATCTCCCCTTTGCGATTCACAGGAATCACATCCACGCGAACACCCAAGGATTTCATATGCATCATGGTTTTGAACACGGCAGGATGTTCCACCGCCGAGCACATATAATGCGTGCGACGACGTTGTTCTGCGGGAAGAAACTGTGCTGATTGATTGTGTTCGAAAACGCCTTTGATCACTGTGTTGTTCGCTTCACTGCCACCGACTGTGAAGATGATTTCCAAAGAACTTGCACCCACTGCATCTGCAACAGCTTTGCGGGCATCTCTGATAATGTTTTTTGGTTGTCGGCCGGCCCAGTGAATAGAACTGGCATTGCCCCACGCTTCCGCAAACTCAGGAAGAGCTGCGAGAACTTCTTTGCACACAGGAGTCGTGGCATTGTGGTCAAAATAGGTGTGAGTGTTTGCGTGGGCCTTGGTCTGAATCATAAGTTGGCGCACCCTAGCATATTTCTTAAATGTTTGAAACCTCTAAGAGTTTTAGGAGTTTTCAGGGTGTTCACTGCGTTAGCAAAGCTGCAAAAAATACAAGCATTATGTAACACTAATAACCCCGAATCCCCTTAAAACTCCTTCTTTTTAAGGCCTTTTCCTAGACCCAGACTCAGGTTTTCAGGGCAAAAGCCGATAGGACAAGGGATGAGTCAACACGCTTGGTTTGAACATTTTAAAGAGAAACTACAAGGACTTACGGGTGCTTTTGAACAAAGCGGCACCTTCATGAGCCTTCTTGGTTTCGCCCTTAAAGAGAAGCACCTCAGTTCTGAGGACTATCTCAAATGGGCTATGACTCATTATCGCCTTCCTTTCCTTCAGGCGAAATTTTTTACAGAAACCCCTCCTTCTCCAGAGATGTTTAACAAGTGGGCGACTCATTATCCATGGTCTGTGGAGTGTTTGCCCGTTGCTGAGTGGGATGGTTCTTTGATCGTAGCCTGCATTCAACCGCCGCAGGATTTTCCTTCTTTTCCGCAAAGCATTCTGGTTCTCGCCTCTTTGGAGTGCATGGAGCAGACTTGGAAAAAGTATCATCCAGAGCTTGCGAAACCTGTTGTTGCTGTAGCGGCAACTCCAGCTGCTGAGGAAGTCCCTGAGGGAATCGATCTTTCTGTTGTGACTCCAGGAAAGAAATCCAGCGACTCATTCTCATTTGATGATCTCAATGTGAATGAAGAGGTTGCAGAGGTTATTGTTTCCGATGAAGAAAAAGAATCTCCACTGGAAGGTCTTTTTGAAGGCCTCACCGTTACTAAACTTGAAGCTTTGACTCCTCCAAGCACCACAGGACTTATTAAAACAGATTCTGTTGTTGTTGAAGTTGCGGCAGACACCAAAGTTCCAACTTCAACACTGACCTCCATTCCGACTGCTGGTTCACCGCTCGTGACTCTAAAATCCACCGAAGCGGCAACTACTATTGCGCCAATGCCTGTTGCAGCAACTCCTAAACCGGACATTCCTGCTCCTCCGCAAAAAACGGAACCGGTCGTTGCGGCCTCAGCAACAACACCTCCTCCGCCTATTGAAGACAGCTTCAGCAATAAGCCTATTCCTTTGGTTCCAAGACCTGCAGGAGTTGCTAAACCCACTTTAAACCCAGTGGCCAATGGAACTTTCTCATTGGATAAACTCAAAAAGAAAAACACGACGCTTTTGACGGAACGTGTGAAAACAACTTTGAGTGAGATGAAAACGCACTTTGAAAAATCCATGATTTTGACTCTTGATGATTTGGAAACTCAAGCCACTGCATTTGCATGGGATGAGAACTTCAAAGGAATGAAGGACACCTCTGTTCGCGTTCCATTGAAAACTCCGAGTATCTTCAATATCGTTGCCGCGACTTCCAAACCTTTCCACGGTTATGTGTCTTTAAATGAAATCAATGAGAAATTCTTTGAAGATTGGAACCAAGGCCGCATTCCTGATCATGTCACGATCGCGCCTATTCTTATCAATGATAAGCTTGTTGGCATGCTGGTCGGCTTTGCTGAAAAAGCCGCTTACAACAGAACCTCTTTGAATCTTGTAGAAAAGCTCTCTACAGAATTCGTCAAAGGCCTGCAGGCCGCGTAATCAAGACTCTTTGAATTTATTTGCTTACAATAACTGAACTGTGATACTTCGCTCGCCCTCTGTGGAGGTCTTTTGAAGCCTCACCTCCAGGCGCTGCCAATTCAACGGCAGGTAGTCATAATCAAGACGCTGTGCCCACTCAATAATGACCAAACCTTGCTTCTCCGCAAACAGATCCCAAAAGCCAGAACTCTCAAGATCATCGTCATCCTTTAGCCGATAGAGGTCCAGGTGATCCATGGATTTACCTTGAGCATTTTCATAACGAAGGTGAATCGCGAATGATGGAGATTGGACATCTTTCATTCCTAAAATCTCGGCAATCATCTGCGTGGATGTTGTTTTCCCAGCACCCACATCCCCACTCAAAAGCAAAATACAACGATCACTGATATGAGGAAGGAACTCTTGCCAAAAAGCTTTAAGTTCAGCCTCACTATGAATGAGATGTTTTGAATTCAGAATGGTCGACATCAACTACCTTCACCAAAAATTATGCGGCGAGTGAAGCAAAAGGTGCCAGGCACCTTTTGCGGAAACTATTTTAGGATTTTACGCATTTTTCTTACAGATTCTTCCATGCCGTGCTCAAGAGCGTAACAAACCAACGAGTGGCCAATATTAACTTCTTGAAGGTGTGGAAGTTTGTTAATTAATTTTGAGTGTTCGTAATCGAGGCCGTGTCCTGCGTGAACATTCAAGCCCAGATAGTGAGCCCATTCAGCAGCGTCACAAAGACGTTTCCACTCTTTTTGTTTTGCCGCACCTTTTAGCAAAACCCATTTTCCCGTGTGAAATTCAACGGCATCCGCGCCAATCTCATAAGATGCTTCAACTTGTTCCGTGGAAGGCTCAATAAACATGGAAATTTCAATGCCGATACGTTGAAGCTTTTCAACCATCGGAAACATTTTCTTAAAGCCTTTCTTCACATCAAGGCCGCCCTCTGTTGTCAGCTCTGCTCTTTTCTCTGGAACAAAGCAAACCCAGTCCGGACGATATTTCTTTGCATAGGAAACCATTTGCGATGTCGCCGCCATTTCAAGATTCAGCATCACCGGGCAGGACTTAGAAAGCACTTTAAGATCTTCCAACTGAATATGACGACGGTCTTCGCGAAGATGAATAGTGATTTGCTCAGCGCCGCCCTTGACAGACTTCTTCATCATATCCAACAAATTAGGATAAGCAGTTGTCCCACCACGAACCTGACGAAGCGTTGCTACGTGATCGACATTTACACCCAAACGAATTTTATGTTTCATTAATAACTCCAAAAATTAAAGCTGCTTCCGAGGAAAGCAGCTCAAAATAATCAACGCAATGAGCCTCAAAAAGGTACGGCGTACCTTCGGGTTAATTGAGTTCTTTTTCCAGGAAAGAGGCGATTTCTTCGGCGAAGTGGCTGATTTGTGTTTTATCAGGGCCCTCGACGAGAACGCGGATTACGGGTTCTGTGCCAGAGAATCGTACAAAGACGCGGCCGTTGCCAGCGAGTCTTTTTTCGATGTCCTTGACTAGATTGTTGTAACCACCGATTTCATTTAGATCCATGCGACGTTTTACCCGCAAATTGATTAGAACTTGTGGCATGTCTTCAAAGACATGATTGAGTTCGCTCATCTTCTTTTCAGTTTGTTTTACCACCGCAAGAACACTCAATGCGGCGATGATCGCATCACCAGTCGTGGTATGCTCCAAGAAGATGATATGACCTGATTGCTCACCACCGAGGTTGTAACCGTTCTTACGCATTTCTTCGACGACGTACTTGTCACCGACATCTGTTTTCACAAGCTTAATGCCAGCTTCGTTCATGCGCTTTTCAAGACCGAAATTCGACATTTGCGTTGCCACAAGAGTGTTCTTTTTAAGAAGACCACGCTCTTTCATATGCAAAGCGCAGATGGCAAGAATACGGTCACCGTTTACGATCTCCCCTTTTTCGTCGACCATGATCACGCGATCCGCGTCACCATCAAGACTGATACCCACGTCAGCACGGTATTGAACCACTGCCTCGGCAAGTTTCTGAGGATATAAGGCGCCGACTTTATCGTTGATATTGATCCCATTAGGTTCATCACCCAATTGAATCACTTCCGCACCAAGTTCTTCGAAGACTGACGGAGCCACTTTGTAGGCCGCGCCATTCGCTGTATCCAAAACAATTCGCATTCCATCCAGAGTGTATTCCAGAGGGAACGTGCTTTTCACATAAACGATATAACGACCCTGAGAGTCGTCGATACGCTTTGTGCGCCCGATTTCTTTGCTTGGAGGAAGAAGCGCCGTCAGGTCCTCTTCAAGAACCAAACGTTCGATTTCACTTTCCATTTCTGCAGAGATTTTAAAACCATCGGGCCCGAAAACTTTAATGCCGTTATCATGGAAAGGATTGTGAGACGCTGAGATAACGATACCCGCAGCAGAACGCATCGTGCGAGTCAGATAACCAATACCAGGAGTTGGAAGTGGTCCCACAAGCTGCACATGAATACCCATGGAATTCAAACCGCTCGCCAAAGCCTGTTCAATCATATATCCGGAAAGACGAGTGTCTTTTCCGATAACCACTCTCCGGGCCAAATTTGATTTATGGGATTGTTTTTGCAAAAGATAACCGATGGCTTGCCCAACTTTAACAACCATATCCGGTGTCATAGGCCATTGATTCGCAGTTCCGCGAATACCATCCGTTCCAAACAGCTTTGTTTTCTTTTCCACTTTAATGACCTTTTTGTTCGTCATGCTTTTGATCCTTTTTACCTACGACTTCGACTTGAATCTGATTCGGGCGAATACCTAAGATCTTCACACCCAGAGGAACCTCAATCTTATTCAAAGGAATATCGACATAAACAACGCCTTCGCCTCTTTGTGAAATATCAAGACTGATCGTCTGAGACAAAGAGCTATCCATAAATTTCTTCAAGGCCGCACGTGGACCTGAAACTTTTACCTTAATGTGGTCTGTTGTCTGCGCCACCACCTGAGAGTTTGGTGCGGTCAAAAGTTCGATATCGACATTTTTACTAAGAACGAAATCCCTACGACCCAAAATTGTGAGCCAAAGGATGAGCGATATGAATAAAGCGACAACCTTGTAACTAAAATTTTCGGTGACAGCGTCGGACCAATGGCGCTTCATGAAATCTCTCCTTGCTGAGAGAAGGCTTTATACTTAAGACCGAAGGTCTCATAAAGAGCTTTACGAATATCCCCTAGTTCAACGTTGGGACTCAAATGGCCACCTTGAACAATACCGATCGATTTGTTTTCTTCAGACACAACAAATACCAAGGCATCGGTTTCTTCCGTCAAGCCGATCGCAGCTCTGTGGCGGGTTCCCAGATTTTTATCCAAAGCCGGATTTTTACTCAATGGCAGAAAGCATCCGGCTGAATGAATTTTACCGTTGCGAATCAACACCGCTCCATCATGCATTGGACTTTCCGGATGGAAAATCGAAGCTAATAATTCAGATGAAACTTTTGACTCCATCTCAGTGCCAAACTCGATGTGATAATCAATAACGATTTCGCGCTCAACCACAACCAGAGCCCCAAAGCCCTTCTGTGCTGTCGCGATAATACCCTTGGCAATCTCTTCGATCACTTGGGTTTCCTGGATTGTCGAGGCGTCTGTGAAGAAAGGGTTGCTTCCAATGTGCGCAAGAGCCCTGCGGATCTCGGCCTGGAACAAGACAACGACGATAACAAATAAATTTGAGAAGAACTTCTCAAGAATCCAATTGAAGGTGAAAAGCTCCAACCAGATACTTAAAATATAACCAATCGCCAGAACACCCAGCCCAGAGAGCATTTGGATGGTTCCAGTGCGCTTGATTAGAACCAGAATGCGATAAACCACCATCCATACCAAGAGCATGTCGATGGCGTCCTGCACGCGAAGGTGCTGCACGATAAATATCAGATTGTCTAAAAACTGTTGCAACATCTGAGGGTGCCTTCACTGTCTTTCGCTAAAATGCCACTATCCTAAAATTTCAGGATAGTGGCCTATTATAATCAATCTATTCAACCTACTTCGAACTAAACAGTCACAGGTCCTGAGTTTCCTACAGGATCGTTACCATCTTTTTTCTCTCTTGCAGCTGCGATCGCATTGAAGCTTTCGCGTCTGTTGTTGCGATACTTTTCAATTTCTGAAACCGCAGCTCCATTGATAAGCATATCAACTTCGTGGCCGTCGATTGTTTCATACTCAAGAAGAGCAAGGGCCAAAGATTCCAAAGCTGTTTTGTGATCAGTCAAAATCTGGACAGCCTGAGCGTATCCAGTGTTGATGATTTTCGATACTTCCGCATCGATCTCTTCAGCTTTAGACTCTGAGTATTCTTTATGACCTGAATGACCATATTGCATACCCAAGAATGGCTCGCTGCCGCTTTTTTCAAAAGCCAAAGGCCCCAGCTTACTCATACCCCATTCACACACCATACGGCGCGCAATGCTGGTAGCACGTTCAATGTCATTGCCGGCACCTGTCGTGATATCTTTAAAGACCACTTCTTCAGCCGCGCGACCACCGAACAAGAATACGATCATGTTTTCCGCTGTCGTTTTAGACAATGAAACACTTTCTTTTTCAGGCAATGTTTGCGTCACACCCAGTGCCATACCTCGAGGGATAATAGTCACTTTGTGGATTGGATCCAAACCAGAAAGTTTTCTATTCACCAGGGTATGACCAGCTTCATGGTAGGCAGTCACTTTTTTATCTTCATCAGAAATAACCATCGAGCGGCGTTCAGCGCCCATAGTTACTTTGTCTTTTGCTTTTTCAAAGTCTTCTGCTTCAAGATATTTTTTATCTGTGCGAGCTGCCACTAGAGCCGCTTCATTCACAAGATTCTCAAGGTCCGCACCAGAGAAACCTGGCGTACCGCGGGCAATCTTAGAAACATCAACATCGGGTCCAAGTGGAGTCTTGCGAGTATGCACACCCAAGATTTGCTCACGGCCTTTAAGATCCGGTTTATTCACGATCACACGTCGGTCGAAACGACCTGGACGCAACAATGCTGGATCCAAAACGTCTGGACGATTGGTTGCGGCGATCATAATCACGCCCTCAGAAGATTCAAAACCATCCATCTCCACCAACAACTGATTCAGAGTTTGCTCACGCTCATCGTGACCACCACCCATACCAGCGCCACGATGGCGACCTACAGCATCGATCTCATCGATGAAGATCAAACATGGAGCATTCTTTTTACCTTGCTCGAACAAGTCACGAACACGGCTCGCGCCCACACCCACGAACATCTCTACGAAGTCAGAGCCTGAGATTGTAAAGAACGGCACACCCGCCTCACCCGCAACTGCGCGAGCAAGCAAAGTTTTACCGGTACCAGGAGAACCCACCAAAAGAACGCCTTTTGGAATACGACCACCCAGTTTTGTATATTTTTTTGGATCTTTCAAAAAGCTGACGATCTCTTGCAAGTCTTCTTTCGCCTCATCCACACCAGCCACTTCTTTGAAAGTGACGCGGTTTTTATGCTCCGTCAAAAGACGGGCACGGGATTTACCGAAGGACATTGCTTTACCACCACCGGCTTGAATTTGGCGCATGATGAACAAGAACATCGCGACAATTAAAATTAATGGCAACCAATTCACGATCAATGATTGGAAGAAGCCACCGTTGTCAGCACGCTCATAGTTTGGCGTGATACCATGCTGTTCAAGGAATTTGAAACCCTCGTCTTGCACATTACCAATGATCGAGAAGTGAGTCCCACTGTATTTCTTATCGAATTCGGGTTTCATCTCCCCGACGATCTCACTTGAATCTTGGCGGAAAGTCACCGTAGCCACTTCGTTGGCTTTTACAGCTTCCGTGAATTTTGAATAGTTAAAATCACCAATCATCTTGGTGTGCTTACTCTCATAGGCCTGAAACAAGAATACAGCCATAATGACGAGGAAGAACCAAAGTGCTAGCGTTTTTTGAGTTGAGCGCATCGCGATTCCTTTCACTTACGTAGGTCTAAGTACCCCTCAGAGGGTAGCATAATTATCGGAGTGAATGAAAGGCATTAATCCCAGAAATAGGGACAGAATTCAGAGGAACTTACTCCAACTTCGTCGGAGCGCATACAACCTCTCAAATCAGGACTGGACCTTAATTTGCTCTGCGTTAATTAACCATTCACAACCGCTGACCTTGAATGTGATCACTTTTTGCGACTTGTCCAGACGCTTCTGAATTTCTTCTAGCTGAGACTGCGAAAAATCTTTCTTCCCGAGGGAAAACAAGTACTGCGCCAACAATCTTCTTTGTTCAAAAGGACTCAAAGTTAGATAAAAGGCACGAGAAAGCCCCTGTGACTTATAAGACTCATTTTGACTCAGCAAATCACCCCAAGCCTGTATGCCCTGAAAGCTAATTTCTTCAGCAATCGTCTCGAGAGAGCGCGCCAAAGAAACCAAAGCGCCCTTCTGACGCTTCTCTAAGGATTTTAGCCACTCTTCTCGCAGCCAATTGCGAAGCGGGTCCAGAGACACGTTTGTCGGGTCCTCAAGACTGCGAATCTTTTCCTCTCGCAGATACTTCTTCAATTCTTTTTTGTTAACTTCAAGAAAGGGCCTAAAGACCTTATCTTTATAAGCGAGCATTGCTTGAAACCCCTGAGCCCCTGTTCCACGAATAAGACGCAGGAGTCGAGTTTCCAACAGGTCATCCCGATGGTGCCCTGTTGCCAAAACTTGAAAGTCCTCCTCCATCATCAAGCGCTGCAATGCCTCATATCGAAGCTCACGATATTGCGCTTCTGATTTGGCAAGTTCTGAACTTTTAAGAGCGTGAAACTTAACGCCCAATTTACTACAAAGCTTTTCGCAGAAAATCTGCGCCTCTTTTCGATACTCTGTGTTTGAGTCCTCACCATGATGAAAATAACAAGCAGCTAGTAATTCTTTTTTATGAACTTTGGAAAGAACTCTTAGCAATGCCGTCGAATCAACTCCGCCGGAAAGTGCCACAAGAATCTTTTTATTCTGCAATGAGTACTGCCGAATTTGCTTCCAAACCTGATGATCCAGATCTTGCTTCGCCTTACTTTGTCTTTCATTGGACGATTTCATTTTGTCTGAAACACTCACTGAGGTCCTCCAACGGCCACCGTTTTAATATTCACAAATTCAGTAATGCCGAAGTGACCCAATTCCCGACCATATCCAGAATCTTTCACTCCGCCAAAGGGAATACGCGGATCTGATTTTACAAAATCATTCACCACCACAAAACCGGCCTCGAGTTCTTTTTCAATAAGCTCTTTGCCTTTGTGAGTATTGCGAGTAAACACTCCGCCCCCCAAACCATAAGGCGAAGAATTCGCAACCTCAACCGCCTCTTTGCTATCTTTCACCACAATGACCGAAGCCACCGGGCCAAATACTTCTTCACGATGAAGCTCCGGATTGTTTTTCTCAAAAACCACGAGAGTGGCCGGATAATACGCGCCAACACCCTGCGGAGCAGAGCCACCCAAAACAACTTTGCCACCCCAATTTTTCAACTTTTCAACTTGCATGATAATTTGCTCTTGAAACTTCTTGGCTGCCAACGGTGCGAGTTCAAATTGCTTCATCTCATTGCCAAGATGACTGATAAATTCTTTGGCCACTTTTTCCACCACAATAAATCGTTTCCCCGCCACGCAACTTTGTCCGCAGTTTTGCAGTCGTGTTTTTGCACAGGCCTTCGCAGCCCATTCGACATCAGCATCCTCCAAAACCAAGTAAGCATCACTGCCACCCAACTCCAGAACAACTTTCTTCAAATTCCGGGCTGCCGCTGTCGCCACTGATTTTCCACCCGGGGTGCTTCCAGTAAATGTCACACCTCGCACCAGGGGATGAGCAATGACTTTCTCTGCCACTTCATGATCCACCTGACAATTGCGCAGAACTTTAACATCCGGAGTCAGCTCATCAAAAATGCGCCCGATAATTTCAGCCGTTCCCGCAGTAAGATCCGCGTGCTTAAGAACGATCACATTTCCCGACATCAAGGTCGGCGCCGCAAAACGAATCGCCTGCCACAGAGGGAAATTCCACGGCATAATACTAAAAACCACACCCAGTGGTTGAAAGCTGACTTCGGCCTCTGCATAGGGTGATGCAGATTTCTGATTGGCCAACATCCCCGCCGCCTCTTTGGCATAGTAGTCACAAGTGACCGCGCATTTTTCAACTTCAGCCTTACCTTCTTCGATGAGCTTCCCCATCTCCAGATTCATCTGTTTGGCGATTTCAGTTTTATGAAGACGCAAGGAGGTTGCTAGTTGCGAAATGAC
The nucleotide sequence above comes from Bdellovibrio svalbardensis. Encoded proteins:
- a CDS encoding dihydrolipoyllysine-residue succinyltransferase component of 2-oxoglutarate dehydrogenase complex; translated protein: MSQHAWFEHFKEKLQGLTGAFEQSGTFMSLLGFALKEKHLSSEDYLKWAMTHYRLPFLQAKFFTETPPSPEMFNKWATHYPWSVECLPVAEWDGSLIVACIQPPQDFPSFPQSILVLASLECMEQTWKKYHPELAKPVVAVAATPAAEEVPEGIDLSVVTPGKKSSDSFSFDDLNVNEEVAEVIVSDEEKESPLEGLFEGLTVTKLEALTPPSTTGLIKTDSVVVEVAADTKVPTSTLTSIPTAGSPLVTLKSTEAATTIAPMPVAATPKPDIPAPPQKTEPVVAASATTPPPPIEDSFSNKPIPLVPRPAGVAKPTLNPVANGTFSLDKLKKKNTTLLTERVKTTLSEMKTHFEKSMILTLDDLETQATAFAWDENFKGMKDTSVRVPLKTPSIFNIVAATSKPFHGYVSLNEINEKFFEDWNQGRIPDHVTIAPILINDKLVGMLVGFAEKAAYNRTSLNLVEKLSTEFVKGLQAA
- the tsaE gene encoding tRNA (adenosine(37)-N6)-threonylcarbamoyltransferase complex ATPase subunit type 1 TsaE, with product MSTILNSKHLIHSEAELKAFWQEFLPHISDRCILLLSGDVGAGKTTSTQMIAEILGMKDVQSPSFAIHLRYENAQGKSMDHLDLYRLKDDDDLESSGFWDLFAEKQGLVIIEWAQRLDYDYLPLNWQRLEVRLQKTSTEGERSITVQLL
- a CDS encoding pyridoxine 5'-phosphate synthase is translated as MKHKIRLGVNVDHVATLRQVRGGTTAYPNLLDMMKKSVKGGAEQITIHLREDRRHIQLEDLKVLSKSCPVMLNLEMAATSQMVSYAKKYRPDWVCFVPEKRAELTTEGGLDVKKGFKKMFPMVEKLQRIGIEISMFIEPSTEQVEASYEIGADAVEFHTGKWVLLKGAAKQKEWKRLCDAAEWAHYLGLNVHAGHGLDYEHSKLINKLPHLQEVNIGHSLVCYALEHGMEESVRKMRKILK
- the glmM gene encoding phosphoglucosamine mutase, with product MEKKTKLFGTDGIRGTANQWPMTPDMVVKVGQAIGYLLQKQSHKSNLARRVVIGKDTRLSGYMIEQALASGLNSMGIHVQLVGPLPTPGIGYLTRTMRSAAGIVISASHNPFHDNGIKVFGPDGFKISAEMESEIERLVLEEDLTALLPPSKEIGRTKRIDDSQGRYIVYVKSTFPLEYTLDGMRIVLDTANGAAYKVAPSVFEELGAEVIQLGDEPNGININDKVGALYPQKLAEAVVQYRADVGISLDGDADRVIMVDEKGEIVNGDRILAICALHMKERGLLKKNTLVATQMSNFGLEKRMNEAGIKLVKTDVGDKYVVEEMRKNGYNLGGEQSGHIIFLEHTTTGDAIIAALSVLAVVKQTEKKMSELNHVFEDMPQVLINLRVKRRMDLNEIGGYNNLVKDIEKRLAGNGRVFVRFSGTEPVIRVLVEGPDKTQISHFAEEIASFLEKELN
- a CDS encoding YbbR-like domain-containing protein: MKRHWSDAVTENFSYKVVALFISLILWLTILGRRDFVLSKNVDIELLTAPNSQVVAQTTDHIKVKVSGPRAALKKFMDSSLSQTISLDISQRGEGVVYVDIPLNKIEVPLGVKILGIRPNQIQVEVVGKKDQKHDEQKGH
- the cdaA gene encoding diadenylate cyclase CdaA, with the translated sequence MLQQFLDNLIFIVQHLRVQDAIDMLLVWMVVYRILVLIKRTGTIQMLSGLGVLAIGYILSIWLELFTFNWILEKFFSNLFVIVVVLFQAEIRRALAHIGSNPFFTDASTIQETQVIEEIAKGIIATAQKGFGALVVVEREIVIDYHIEFGTEMESKVSSELLASIFHPESPMHDGAVLIRNGKIHSAGCFLPLSKNPALDKNLGTRHRAAIGLTEETDALVFVVSEENKSIGIVQGGHLSPNVELGDIRKALYETFGLKYKAFSQQGEIS
- the ftsH gene encoding ATP-dependent zinc metalloprotease FtsH, whose product is MRSTQKTLALWFFLVIMAVFLFQAYESKHTKMIGDFNYSKFTEAVKANEVATVTFRQDSSEIVGEMKPEFDKKYSGTHFSIIGNVQDEGFKFLEQHGITPNYERADNGGFFQSLIVNWLPLILIVAMFLFIMRQIQAGGGKAMSFGKSRARLLTEHKNRVTFKEVAGVDEAKEDLQEIVSFLKDPKKYTKLGGRIPKGVLLVGSPGTGKTLLARAVAGEAGVPFFTISGSDFVEMFVGVGASRVRDLFEQGKKNAPCLIFIDEIDAVGRHRGAGMGGGHDEREQTLNQLLVEMDGFESSEGVIMIAATNRPDVLDPALLRPGRFDRRVIVNKPDLKGREQILGVHTRKTPLGPDVDVSKIARGTPGFSGADLENLVNEAALVAARTDKKYLEAEDFEKAKDKVTMGAERRSMVISDEDKKVTAYHEAGHTLVNRKLSGLDPIHKVTIIPRGMALGVTQTLPEKESVSLSKTTAENMIVFLFGGRAAEEVVFKDITTGAGNDIERATSIARRMVCEWGMSKLGPLAFEKSGSEPFLGMQYGHSGHKEYSESKAEEIDAEVSKIINTGYAQAVQILTDHKTALESLALALLEYETIDGHEVDMLINGAAVSEIEKYRNNRRESFNAIAAAREKKDGNDPVGNSGPVTV
- the tilS gene encoding tRNA lysidine(34) synthetase TilS, which gives rise to MSVSDKMKSSNERQSKAKQDLDHQVWKQIRQYSLQNKKILVALSGGVDSTALLRVLSKVHKKELLAACYFHHGEDSNTEYRKEAQIFCEKLCSKLGVKFHALKSSELAKSEAQYRELRYEALQRLMMEEDFQVLATGHHRDDLLETRLLRLIRGTGAQGFQAMLAYKDKVFRPFLEVNKKELKKYLREEKIRSLEDPTNVSLDPLRNWLREEWLKSLEKRQKGALVSLARSLETIAEEISFQGIQAWGDLLSQNESYKSQGLSRAFYLTLSPFEQRRLLAQYLFSLGKKDFSQSQLEEIQKRLDKSQKVITFKVSGCEWLINAEQIKVQS
- a CDS encoding aldehyde dehydrogenase family protein → MFDWVKEVTMSSFTTVNPATGEVLKTHEHLSWEKTEQAILSAHKDFLVWRKYSFAERAKVISQLATSLRLHKTEIAKQMNLEMGKLIEEGKAEVEKCAVTCDYYAKEAAGMLANQKSASPYAEAEVSFQPLGVVFSIMPWNFPLWQAIRFAAPTLMSGNVIVLKHADLTAGTAEIIGRIFDELTPDVKVLRNCQVDHEVAEKVIAHPLVRGVTFTGSTPGGKSVATAAARNLKKVVLELGGSDAYLVLEDADVEWAAKACAKTRLQNCGQSCVAGKRFIVVEKVAKEFISHLGNEMKQFELAPLAAKKFQEQIIMQVEKLKNWGGKVVLGGSAPQGVGAYYPATLVVFEKNNPELHREEVFGPVASVIVVKDSKEAVEVANSSPYGLGGGVFTRNTHKGKELIEKELEAGFVVVNDFVKSDPRIPFGGVKDSGYGRELGHFGITEFVNIKTVAVGGPQ